From a single Sphingobium lignivorans genomic region:
- a CDS encoding autotransporter domain-containing protein: MRCYLLASTCCVALASAATAETTITTKQTAPVRTSTIKSGAPDDIKITSAGSLELTVAGPAITVDSANKVTNEGTIQIANTDDARGIVALAGTSGGIVNTGKIVLDESYSPTDSDNDGDIDGPFAVGKNRIGIHVGGAYTGDIANDFGGSIAIEGNDSFGIRLDGPLNGKLTHNGSTTVLGDRAVGIQAGAINGSVRLAGTVATVGLGAVGARFDGPIDGTLTIQGSITSTGYRYTTPPADTSKLDADDLLQGGSAVIVADNVAGGIILAVPPKDNSTTDNDEDKDGIEDSKEGSAAVRSYGAAPAMRIGSATKDIAIGAVPATGTGYGLIIDGTIAGSGLYKDVTGTGLSVGGLGGSVTIAGGIGVSGTVSASSVNTSATAIHLGAGASTPLIHVTGTVSASGSSAANTVAGGIVVDAGASLPTIRNAGSIKAATTGEDGTAVAIWDHSGTVGLVENAGTIAATGAKADSGRNVAIDLSANNSGATIRQTQVAAGITAPSITGNIHFGGGNDVLDVADGTVTGNTSFGTGADTLRLSGDAIYKGDVDFGTGGATMTLAGTAQFQGKADFRGDASTLGIATGSIFSGSLANAGALALTVNGGALDLTAPAAIGSLAVSDKGILAVTLSDAGNTTPILDVAGTASFAADSRLVLRVTDVENAEGNHLVLRAGTLTGASNITADTALVPWLYKASLSSTANALNVALARKSTSELGLNRSEAAAFDAIYAALGKDAKVEGTFLSIMNEETFGLQMQQMLPDHAGGIFSAVTQGSRLFAGMLQDPTGPFKDEGKWGYWINQVAWGVEKDRGDTSAFENSGWGIGGGGEIKTGLGSFGGSLAYLWSRNRGTETANQTNAKQFELAAYWRLKSGGLRATARGSMSFIDLDGSRAFEGMNGTEKVSLTANSDRGARLYSGSGSLSYDWVSTGGISFRPVVALDYYRLHEKAYTETGGGDAYNLAVRSRTSDELAVTGSAVVGLDMGGEDQWSGWSRFELEAGRREIVSGNLGKTVARFASGGEEFTLLPDDRESGWIGRLRGLAGNSAFQIGGELGAEQHQGNWALSLRASLRVGL, translated from the coding sequence ATGCGTTGCTATCTGCTTGCCTCGACCTGCTGTGTTGCTCTTGCGTCGGCCGCCACGGCCGAGACCACCATCACCACGAAGCAGACTGCCCCCGTGCGCACCTCGACCATCAAGAGCGGCGCGCCGGATGACATCAAGATCACCTCTGCCGGTTCCCTCGAGCTGACGGTCGCCGGCCCGGCAATCACCGTGGACAGCGCGAACAAGGTGACTAACGAAGGCACGATCCAGATCGCCAATACCGATGATGCCCGGGGCATCGTCGCGCTGGCCGGCACGTCGGGCGGCATCGTCAACACCGGCAAGATCGTCCTCGATGAAAGCTACTCCCCGACCGACAGCGATAATGACGGCGATATCGACGGCCCCTTCGCGGTCGGCAAGAACCGTATCGGCATCCATGTCGGCGGCGCCTATACCGGCGACATCGCCAATGATTTCGGCGGCTCGATCGCCATCGAGGGCAATGACAGCTTCGGCATCCGGCTCGACGGGCCGCTGAACGGCAAGCTCACCCACAATGGCTCGACGACCGTGCTCGGCGACCGGGCGGTGGGCATCCAGGCGGGCGCGATCAACGGATCGGTGCGGCTGGCCGGCACCGTTGCGACTGTCGGCCTCGGCGCGGTCGGCGCCCGTTTCGACGGGCCGATCGACGGCACGCTCACGATCCAGGGCTCTATCACCTCCACCGGCTATCGCTACACGACGCCGCCCGCGGACACCTCCAAGCTCGATGCCGACGATCTGCTGCAGGGCGGATCGGCCGTGATCGTCGCGGACAATGTGGCCGGCGGCATCATCCTCGCCGTGCCGCCCAAGGACAACAGCACCACGGACAATGACGAGGACAAGGACGGCATCGAGGACAGCAAGGAAGGCTCGGCCGCCGTTCGCTCCTATGGCGCCGCGCCCGCGATGCGCATCGGCTCGGCAACCAAGGATATCGCCATCGGCGCGGTGCCGGCCACCGGCACGGGCTATGGCCTCATCATCGATGGCACGATTGCCGGCAGTGGCCTTTACAAGGACGTGACCGGCACGGGCCTCAGCGTCGGCGGCCTTGGCGGGAGTGTGACGATCGCCGGCGGCATCGGCGTGAGCGGCACCGTCTCGGCGAGCTCCGTCAACACGTCCGCGACGGCCATCCATCTCGGTGCGGGCGCCTCGACACCGCTCATCCATGTCACCGGCACGGTCTCGGCGAGCGGCAGCAGTGCGGCCAATACCGTCGCGGGCGGCATCGTGGTCGATGCCGGCGCCTCGCTGCCCACCATCCGCAATGCCGGCTCAATCAAGGCCGCGACCACCGGCGAAGACGGTACGGCCGTCGCGATCTGGGATCATTCCGGCACGGTCGGCCTCGTCGAAAATGCCGGCACCATTGCCGCGACGGGCGCGAAGGCGGACTCCGGCCGCAACGTCGCGATCGATCTCTCCGCCAACAATAGTGGCGCGACGATCCGTCAGACGCAGGTCGCGGCCGGCATCACGGCCCCCAGCATCACCGGCAACATCCATTTCGGCGGCGGCAATGACGTGCTGGATGTCGCGGACGGCACCGTCACCGGCAACACCTCTTTCGGCACCGGCGCGGACACGCTGCGGCTGAGCGGCGACGCCATCTACAAGGGCGACGTTGATTTCGGCACGGGCGGCGCGACCATGACGCTCGCGGGCACCGCGCAGTTCCAGGGCAAGGCGGACTTCAGGGGAGACGCCTCCACGCTTGGCATCGCGACCGGGTCGATCTTCTCCGGCAGCCTCGCCAATGCCGGCGCGCTGGCGCTCACCGTGAACGGCGGTGCGCTCGATCTCACCGCGCCGGCCGCGATCGGCAGCCTCGCGGTCTCCGACAAGGGCATCCTTGCCGTCACGCTGAGCGATGCCGGCAACACAACGCCGATCCTCGATGTGGCCGGCACCGCGAGCTTCGCGGCGGACTCCCGCCTCGTCCTGCGCGTGACCGATGTGGAGAATGCGGAAGGCAATCATCTCGTGCTGCGGGCCGGCACGCTCACCGGCGCGAGCAACATCACGGCGGATACCGCGCTGGTGCCCTGGCTCTACAAGGCGAGCCTCTCCTCCACGGCGAATGCGCTCAACGTCGCGCTCGCGCGCAAGTCGACCAGCGAGCTGGGCCTCAACCGTTCGGAAGCGGCGGCTTTCGATGCGATCTACGCGGCGCTCGGCAAGGACGCGAAAGTGGAAGGCACTTTCCTCTCCATCATGAACGAGGAGACGTTCGGGCTCCAGATGCAGCAAATGCTGCCCGATCATGCCGGCGGCATCTTCTCCGCCGTCACGCAGGGCTCGCGGCTCTTCGCGGGCATGCTCCAGGATCCCACCGGCCCGTTCAAGGACGAGGGCAAATGGGGCTACTGGATCAATCAGGTCGCCTGGGGCGTCGAGAAGGACCGTGGCGACACCAGCGCCTTCGAGAACAGCGGCTGGGGCATTGGCGGCGGTGGCGAGATCAAGACCGGTCTCGGCAGCTTCGGCGGATCGCTGGCCTATCTCTGGAGCCGCAATCGCGGCACCGAGACGGCGAATCAGACCAATGCCAAGCAGTTCGAGCTGGCAGCCTACTGGCGCCTCAAGTCCGGCGGGCTTCGCGCCACGGCGCGCGGATCCATGTCGTTCATCGACCTGGACGGAAGCCGCGCCTTCGAGGGCATGAACGGCACCGAGAAGGTCTCGCTCACGGCAAACAGCGATCGTGGCGCCCGCCTCTATTCGGGCTCCGGCTCGCTGTCCTATGACTGGGTGTCGACCGGCGGCATCTCCTTCCGTCCCGTCGTCGCGCTGGATTATTACCGCCTTCACGAGAAGGCCTATACCGAGACGGGCGGGGGCGATGCCTACAACCTCGCCGTGCGGTCCCGCACCAGCGACGAACTGGCCGTCACCGGCAGCGCCGTGGTCGGCCTCGACATGGGCGGCGAGGATCAGTGGTCCGGCTGGTCGCGGTTTGAGCTCGAGGCCGGCCGCCGCGAGATCGTGAGCGGCAATCTCGGCAAGACGGTCGCGCGCTTCGCGTCCGGCGGCGAGGAATTCACGTTGCTGCCGGACGATCGCGAAAGCGGCTGGATCGGCCGCCTGCGCGGCCTTGCCGGCAATTCCGCCTTCCAGATCGGCGGCGAATTGGGCGCTGAGCAGCATCAGGGCAACTGGGCCCTGTCGCTCCGCGCCAGTCTCCGCGTCGGCCTCTGA
- a CDS encoding sigma-70 family RNA polymerase sigma factor, giving the protein MQAGARADLARRMDRTRQAMTGERGQGMDAVLLAHRPQLIRFLEAHGAGDAAEDLVQELWMRVTQRPTGPVANPLAYLYRAANNLMVDRYRAERQARVRDQAWTEARGATGEQVPEPSAEETMVAREELRRMDAVLATLGERVSRCFRRFRLDGIPQKQIALELGVSLSTVESDLRRAYAALLAARRQSDDA; this is encoded by the coding sequence ATGCAGGCAGGAGCCCGTGCCGATCTGGCGCGGCGCATGGACCGGACAAGGCAAGCAATGACGGGAGAGCGCGGTCAGGGAATGGATGCCGTGCTGCTGGCGCATCGCCCGCAGCTCATCCGCTTCCTCGAGGCGCATGGCGCCGGGGACGCGGCGGAGGATCTCGTCCAGGAACTGTGGATGCGCGTCACGCAGCGCCCCACGGGTCCGGTCGCCAATCCGCTTGCTTATCTTTATCGCGCGGCCAACAATCTGATGGTGGATCGCTATCGCGCCGAGCGTCAGGCGCGCGTGCGCGATCAGGCCTGGACGGAAGCGCGCGGCGCCACGGGCGAGCAGGTTCCGGAGCCGAGCGCGGAGGAAACGATGGTGGCGCGCGAGGAATTGCGGCGGATGGACGCGGTGCTTGCCACGCTGGGCGAGCGCGTCTCCCGTTGCTTCCGCCGCTTCCGCCTGGACGGCATCCCGCAAAAGCAGATCGCGCTGGAGCTGGGCGTCAGCCTCAGCACGGTCGAGAGCGACTTGCGGCGCGCCTATGCGGCCCTGCTTGCCGCACGGAGGCAATCCGATGACGCATGA
- a CDS encoding FecR family protein: MTHDPHLETTAIDWLMRQRDPAFEDWEAFADWLAADPAHQRVYAELSALDADLAGLPGPPARHSVGDVDASPAAPRRFGRRQWLAGALAASLVGVVSVGLLQRAPDSYRIETAPGQVEVVSLDDGSNIVVNGGSSVLLSHADPRRATVERGQALFTVRHSDEAPFRVAVGNAQLVDVGTVFDVTRTDDRTVVAVSEGAVIYNPDADAVRVDAGARLAVRDGGAAEVSPVSLAAVGGWRSGQLVYDGVPLADVAAEVSRTTGIPIRTAPGAGGILFRGALQAGRDEARIVNDLAGLSGTRATRDSGGWTLAR; this comes from the coding sequence ATGACGCATGATCCGCATCTCGAGACGACGGCGATCGACTGGCTGATGCGCCAGCGCGATCCGGCCTTCGAGGACTGGGAAGCGTTCGCGGACTGGCTCGCGGCCGATCCGGCGCATCAGCGCGTCTATGCCGAGCTGTCCGCGCTCGATGCCGATCTCGCGGGACTGCCGGGACCTCCGGCGCGTCACTCGGTCGGCGATGTGGATGCGTCCCCTGCCGCGCCGCGCCGGTTCGGGCGGCGGCAATGGCTCGCCGGGGCGCTCGCGGCATCGCTGGTCGGCGTCGTCAGCGTGGGGCTGCTCCAGCGCGCGCCGGACAGCTACCGGATCGAGACCGCGCCGGGGCAGGTGGAAGTCGTCTCGCTGGACGATGGCAGCAACATCGTGGTGAATGGCGGCTCCTCCGTGTTGCTCAGCCATGCCGATCCGCGCCGCGCGACGGTGGAGCGCGGGCAGGCGCTCTTCACCGTGCGGCACAGCGACGAGGCGCCGTTCCGCGTGGCGGTCGGCAATGCCCAGCTGGTCGACGTGGGCACGGTGTTCGACGTGACGCGGACGGACGACCGCACCGTCGTGGCCGTCTCGGAAGGCGCCGTGATCTACAATCCCGATGCGGATGCCGTTCGCGTCGATGCCGGCGCGCGCCTCGCGGTGCGCGATGGCGGCGCGGCGGAAGTGTCGCCAGTCAGCCTCGCGGCGGTCGGCGGCTGGCGTAGCGGCCAGCTCGTCTATGACGGCGTGCCGCTGGCGGATGTCGCGGCGGAAGTCTCGCGCACCACGGGCATTCCCATTCGCACCGCGCCGGGCGCGGGCGGCATCCTGTTTCGCGGCGCGCTGCAGGCCGGGCGGGACGAGGCGCGCATCGTGAATGATCTGGCCGGCCTCTCGGGCACGCGCGCGACCCGGGATTCAGGAGGGTGGACGCTCGCGAGGTGA